One genomic window of Plasmodium coatneyi strain Hackeri chromosome 12, complete sequence includes the following:
- a CDS encoding Exosomal 3'-5' exoribonuclease complex subunit yields the protein MEDGVIISGDYIQMGKDKVKGINEHNFEQVHDVESENFYRSKCSGILLKAPYYPYKYDIMNTSYKYMPKVGDLVIGIVKSKKLDYYQMDINCNCECIIHKIESFKYATKSSFPNLTNGTLLYMIVEKINLDNNSVVASCINSSDVKSWINYENYLGELVDGYMFPVSISYAKSLIGDKCYILDLIGTDISYEVAVGHNGRVWIKTDDPRETNMIHTALKYSYGKTKAQMDVLWKSIYNLGKRDT from the exons ATGGAAGATGGGGTCATCATAAGTGGGGACTACATTCAGATGGGGAAAGACAAAGTTAAGGGAATAAATGAACACAACTTCGAACAAGTGCATGACGTCGAAAGTGAGAACTTCTACCGAAGTAAATGTTCAGGCATTTTATTAAAAGCGCCATACTATCCGTATAAGTACGATATTATGAACACAAGTTATAAGTACATGCCCAAGGTAGGCGACCTGGTGATAGGCATAGTGAAGTCGAAAAAATTGGATTACTATCAGATGGACATTAACTGTAATTGTGAATGCATCATACACAAAATTGAAAGTTTTAAATATGCCACTAAGAGCAGTTTCCCCAATTTAACCAACGGTACACTACTATATATGattgtggaaaaaataaacttggATAATAACAGCGTTGTGGCTAGCTGTATTAATTCGTCTGACGTGAAGTCGTGGATCAATTATGAGAATTACTTGGGCGAACTGGTGGATGGGTATATGTTCCCCGTTAGCATTTCCTACGCCAAAAGTTTAATTGGCGACAAGTGCTACATTTTGGATTTGATTGGAACAGACATCAGTTATGAAGTGGCGGTCGGCCACAACGGGAg GGTGTGGATTAAAACGGATGACCCTCGCGAAACCAACATGATACACACCGCATTGAAATACTCATATGGGAAGACCAAAGCGCAG atGGACGTGCTGTGGAAATCTATTTACAACTTGGGAAAAAGGGACacttaa
- a CDS encoding V-type H+-transporting ATPase 54 kDa subunit, protein MAGDSGISVISKIVESEQKSQILHDSILNKMPCYDKYEEINILSSEDVELLKKFHAFNKKEKFDYFKENNTVVTVLFNCLQTDFNVHLIQYVLTIFYEIIRNDGSSYSYILSILNDKSVYSYLMKLCTHNDTYIADKSSFLLSGSFCYNSNNNYFSETEIKDFILKIDFFNVSEEGKMDIYINILKIDNYRKDIYELEQFLTIINKNLDLSNNNANKQYKSVFCVWLLTFKDNFIKKLYKNNIISVVINLFKKCRVEKILRVSLNIIKNIMHMDDCFEIIVDNNIIQTLTVLQYDKWRDNDIYDTIVQLLHKLDQRVKNYSNFERYCHELSKGKLKWSVLHTEKFWLENVMQFERDEFKAIQQLADIIKSYAHNIAQKSDSMELKEEVDGVTVAVACFDIGEFARLYPNGKKICQKFRIKENVMILIATKDRDIVREALLCAQKIMLNNWQSISNAK, encoded by the exons ATGGCAGGTGATAGTGGAATTAGCGTCATTTCCAAAATTGTGGAATCCGAGCAGAAAAGCCAG ATACTACACGATTCCATCCTAAATAAGATGCCCTGTTATGACAAATATGAAGAGATAAACATTTTGTCTTCGGAGGATGTAgagttgttaaaaaaatttcacgcatttaacaaaaaagaaaagttcgATTATTTTAAGGAGAATAACACAGTTGTGACAGTATTGTTCAATTGTTTGCAAACAGATTTTAATGTTCATTTAATTCAGTACGTATTAACCATATTTTATGAAATTATAAGAAATGATGGAAGTTCTTATAGCTACATTTTAAGCATATTAAATGACAAAAGTGTATACTCCTATTTGATGAAATTGTGTACGCATAATGACACGTACATAGCAGACAAGagttctttccttttgtcGGGTAGCTTTTGCTAcaacagtaataataattacttCTCAGAGACGGAAATTAAAgactttattttaaaaattgatttttttaacgtatcagaggaagggaaaatggacatatatataaacatactAAAAATAGATAATTACAGAAAGGATATATACGAGTTGGAGCAGTTTCTGacaataattaataaaaatttagacttaagtaataataatgccAATAAGCAATACAAATCTGTTTTCTGCGTTTGGCTACTTACATTTAAAGATaactttattaaaaaattatataaaaacaacatAATTTCTGTtgtaattaatttatttaaaaaatgccgAGTGGAAAAGATTTTGCGAGTTTCACTCaacattataaaaaatattatgcacatgGATGATTGCTTTGAAATTATTGTCGacaataatataattcaaACCTTGACTGTGCTACAGTATGATAAGTGGAGGGATAACGATATTTATGACACTATAGTTCAGCTTCTGCACAAGCTGGACCAGCGGGTTAAAAATTACAG CAACTTCGAACGATACTGCCACGAACTTTCAAAGGGAAAGCTAAAATGGTCCGTTTTGCACACCGAAAAATTTTGGCTCGAAAATGTCATGCAGTTCGAAAGAGATGAATTTAAAGCTATACAACAATTAGCAGACATAATAAAAAGCTATGCACATAATATAGCACAGAAGAGTGACTCCATGGaactgaaggaggaagtagACGGAGTGACTGTGGCAGTGGCTTGTTTTGACATTGGCGAATTCGCCAGGCTCTACccgaatgggaagaaaatttgtcaaaaatttagaataaaggaaaacgtCATGATTTTAATTGCAACGAAGGACAGAGATATTGTGAGGGAAGCTCTCCTTTGTGCACAGAAAATTATGTTGAACAACTGGCAAAGCATATCGAATGCGAAGTGA
- a CDS encoding DNAJ protein gives MNEPTSGEANLQGEEKDAEPNKNPSDNNTSGAMEDNHEEVAQKEEADELGEDALNEMFDDFLKDIENISSNMENQPEGKKLNKGDAESEITRLLANKNSSPFEIFGIHEDMDMEKIKSKYRRLSVLIHPDKCKIEKASEAFHILNKAYEELKRDDIKEQYKSVYETAKKNIIKKLNLKKIKNELNEYLNKNEEEYEITKEVQLLINEECENLLKVQKEKMEYAQKCKLANLQYAKEKEEEKMKEELKKEEERKKWIEGRDERVNNWKNYRKDNLKTEKEFHIYKNVGKKKEERTEEEKEKLKRISTTNVVDKDGNKKRRKT, from the coding sequence ATGAACGAACCTACAAGTGGAGAAGCGAATCTGCAGGGTGAGGAAAAGGACGCGGAACCAAATAAGAACCCAAGCGACAATAACACATCTGGCGCGATGGAGGACAACCATGAGGAGGTCGcgcagaaggaagaagcggACGAGCTAGGTGAAGACGCACTGAACGAAATGTTTGACGATTTTCTGAAAGACATTGAAAATATTTCGTCCAATATGGAAAACCAaccagaaggaaaaaaactaaaTAAGGGGGACGCAGAAAGTGAAATAACTAGATTGTtggcaaataaaaatagttcCCCATTTGAAATATTTGGTATACATGAAGATATGGACATGGAAAAGATTAAGAGCAAGTATAGACGGCTGTCTGTGCTTATCCATCCAgataaatgtaaaattgaaaaagctAGTGAGGCCTtccacattttaaataaggCTTATGAAGAACTGAAAAGAGACGACATTAAGGAACAGTATAAGAGTGTTTACGAGACGGCCAAAaagaatattataaaaaaattaaatttaaaaaaaataaaaaatgaattgaatgaatatttaaacaaaaatgaagaggagtATGAAATTACTAAAGAAGTACAACTACTGATTAACGAAGAATGTGAAAATCTTCTAAAagtgcaaaaggaaaaaatggaatatgcACAGAAATGTAAGCTAGCCAATTTGCAATATgctaaagaaaaggaagaagaaaaaatgaaggaggaactaaaaaaagaagaagaaagaaaaaaatggattgaAGGCAGAGATGAAAGAGTAAATAACTGGAAGAATTACAGAAAGGATAATTTAAAAACGGAGAAAgaattccatatatataaaaatgtggggaaaaagaaggaagagcgaacggaagaggaaaaggaaaaactcaaGAGGATTTCCACCACGAATGTGGTAGATAAGGATGGGAacaagaagaggagaaagacCTGA